From the genome of Apodemus sylvaticus chromosome 3, mApoSyl1.1, whole genome shotgun sequence, one region includes:
- the Gng10 gene encoding guanine nucleotide-binding protein G(I)/G(S)/G(O) subunit gamma-10: MSSGASVSALQRLVEQLKLEAGVERIKVSQAAAELQQYCIQNACKDALLLGVPAGSNPFREPRSCALL; this comes from the exons ATGTCTTCCGGGGCCAGCGTGAGCGCCCTGCAGCGCCTGGTGGAGCAGCTGAAGCTGGAGGCCGGCGTGGAGAGGATCAAG GTCTCTCAGGCAGCCGCAGAGCTTCAGCAGTACTGCATTCAGAATGCGTGCAAGGACGCCCTGCTGCTCGGCGTGCCGGCCGGAAGCAACCCCTTCCGGGAGCCCAGGTCCTGTGCTTTACTGTGA